ACAGGGCGAGAACCCCTTCTTTTCCAATTTCAGCCATACGAGCTAAATTAGCAGGTTCTCCGACAGGTGTGAAATCAAATTTAAAGTCTCCGGTATGAACAATGTTACCCGGAGGTGTTTTCACAACGATTCCGTATGAATCTGGAATGCTGTGGGTGGTACGGAAAAAGGATACTGATGTTTTGCGAAATTTAATTACATCATCTTCCTGAATCGTATGCATCTTCGTGTTACGAAGCAGGCCGTGCTCATCCAGCTTATTTCGAAGTAAGCCGGCAGCAAGTTTCCCAGCATAGATAGGGATGTTAATTTCACGTAGTAAATAAGGGATTCCGCCGATATGGTCTTCGTGACCATGCGTAATAAAGAGCCCTTTAATTTTATCCTGATTTTGAACTAAATAGGTATAATCAGGAATAACATAATCGATTCCCAGAAGTTCATCTTCAGGGAATTTAATACCTGCATCAATGAGGATGATTTCGTCTTGAAACTGAACGCCGTATGTGTTTTTTCCAATTTCGCCGAGACCGCCAAGGGCAAATACGGCTGTTTGGTCATTTTTTACAAATTTCATGCGTTACAGATTCTCCACTTGATAATCTTCGGATTGTTGTTCATAAGCCAGATGATCCTCATTAAGCACCTGGATATATTCAATGTTAAATCCTTTATTAGCCAATTTTTCACGAACTCTTCTTTCGGTTTCCGCTTCTACGTACATGGCTTGAGTACGTTCACGGACAGGAACTTCTTTCGCCAGTTCCTGATATAATACTTTGTATATCATTACATTATCGCTCCTAACTAGATATAATTTCCACATTCTTGTCCTGTCATTAATAATAGCACGTTTAATTATCGTATGGTAATGATAACGGTAGTTGAACTAGCTTTTGGAGCCATCCGGCCAGTGGGCTCTAAGCATATGTCTTGCGTTCCATCAATTTTTTCCAACGTTTTTTCAGCTTCCTTAACAATCGCTTCATCATGGTGAATCCATCCCCTTCCACTGATGAAAAAAGCACTAAAACGTTAACCGCCCAATCCCTGTTACTACTAGTATAATACGGTTTGATTAAGAATGAAACATTTACATAGTAGAATTTGTTATTATGGTTTGTTTTTCTTCTCAAATTTATCCTCTCGTGCTACAGTATAGCCAAACAATTAACTTAATTATGATGGGATAACCAAATAGTTATGGAATACAGAGATGGAGGAACTTTTATGGACAAGAAAATCGCCTTTTTCGATATCGATGGGACATTACTCAATCATCAAAAACAACTGCCAGAAGAAACGAAAGAAGCTATAAAGCAGCTGCAAAATTCTGGCGTTTACTGCGCAATTGCTACTGGACGTGCACCATTCATGTACGAAGAAATAAGGGAAGAGCTTGGAATCGATTCCTTTGTAAGTTTTAATGGTCAGTACGTCATATTGGAAGGGGAAGTAGTCTACAAAAACCCCCTTTCCGAAAGTTACTTGGAAAAGTTACATGAACATGCGCAAGAAAACAATCATCCCATGGTTTTTATGAACCATGAAACCATGAGAGCTTCCGAGCAAGAACATTCTCATATTGAAAAAAGCCTGGGTTCGCTTCATTTCGACTATCCGCAGGTAGATGAGTCTTTTTATAAAGGCCGGGAAATCTTCCAATCCCTTCTGTTCTGTCAGGGAGGGGAAATTGAAGACTATAGAAGTGTTCACAAAGCATTTGATTACATCCGCTGGCACCCTTACTCCTGTGATGTTTTACCAGGAGGAGGATCGAAAGCTGAGGGAATCAAAAAAATGATTGAAGCAGCTGGTCTTCGAATTGAGGATTCCATTGCATTCGGAGACGGGTTAAATGATATTGAAATGCTGCGGGAAACGGGTACAGGAGTAGCCATGGGAAACGCTGTTCCCGAAGCTAAACAGGTTAGTGATATGGTAACCACCGATGTAAATGAAGGCGGATTGGTAAAAGCCATCTACGACCTGGGACTATTAAAAGCACGCTCCTGACTAAGGATTATGGACATTGCAGTAAGCTCCCTTTTCTGTAAGACTCAGTTCCGAGATATTTAGGCTGAGAGGACAGTCCTTCGGGGGATGATTTCGCTTTCCGTGGGCATGCGCGGAGCCCCCTCAGGCCTCAGGCCTTCCGGGGTCTCCCCTGTCATTTTTATCCCACAGGAGTCTACATCATCCCCCTCCGGACTTTGCCAAATTAGAAGCTCGAAACGGCTTTACCCTTCACCGCTTGAGAAGAAATACTACATGAGCTTTATCCTTTTATCAGGCTGAAACTTTGGGATAGAGCCTGTTATATAAGCATTCCAGCCAGGTTAAGGAGAACAGAATTCTCTTTTTCCGAAGGGGCCCTTCTCCAAATATCGTAACGGACCCAAATTATCTCGAAGTCGAGTCTTACAGTAACCGGTCCTATTGTTGAATAAGCCTCTGAAAATCACTTATAACGATTGGCACATTAGGGTTATGGTCTCTGGATAAACCCAATAAAAGAAGCCTGCCGGGATTTCGGCAGGCTTCTTTTTATAGAGGTTTATCGATCAGCGGGAACAGCATTTTCAGGCTCTTTGAATGGATCATCAGGGTCAATATGATCATAGAACATAATGCCATGAAGATGATCAATTTCGTGTTGGAAAACAATCGCGGCATAATCCTTCAGGCGAAGTTTAACCTCGCTGCCTTCAAGATCTGTCGCTTTTACTGTGATGCGGCGATACCTTGGCACATAGCCAGGTACTTCACGGTCAACAGATAAGCATCCCTCACCTGTTGAAAGGTAAGAGCGTTCCACCGAATGACTTACAATACGAGGATTAAATAATCCGTAGCTGTAAAGTTTATCTTTTAAATCAATAAAATGTACGGCAAGCATTCGTTTGTTTACATTAATCTGCGGCGCAGCTAGTCCAACCCCAGCACGCAGACCATATCGATCACACACTTGCTCGTCCTGACTGTTCTTTAAATACTGAAGCATGGCTTCCAGGGTTTCCTTGTTTTCTTCAGAAGGAGGAAGAGCTACTTCTTCTGTCACCTTCCGTAGGGCCGGGTGCCCTTCCCGAACGATATCTTCCATAGTTATCATACTAAACATCCTTTCCCACTTGAACATTATACCATCTTATATAAATAGGGAAGCGGACCTGTGTCTTTGCTCCAAGATTATTGGAAACATTTGAAAAAAGTCACTTCCAATTTAATTTCATTTATTATACTATTGTACATATCACAAGATTACAATCATGTTTTAGGTGCAGTCTGCATAAAAGGGGGAAAAAGTGATCGTGCGTTTACGTTTGTTCATGGCATTGGCAGCAGTTGTTTTTATTATGGCTGCGTGTACAGGTCCATCTGCTCAGGAAGAGGTGTACAATCACCTGGAAGAAGCAGTTGAGAAAGAGGAAGGTTTCCGGGAACAGCAGCAGCCTCTCGTTAAGCTCGAAAATGAAGAACAGGAGCTTTATGAGAAAATAATTGATTTGAATATGGATCAATTTGATAAAATTCAGTCGCTTTCTAAAGAGGCCGCTGGAATTGTAGAAGAAAGACAGGAGAAACTTGAAGCGGAAAAAGAAAGTATTGAAGCCGCCAAAGAAGAGTTCAATGAGATCAAACCGTTGATCGATGAGTTAGATGAAGAGCAGGCAGAAGCGAAAGAAAAGGCCGAGGAACTTGTTGGAACGATGGACAGCCGTTATCAAGCCTATCAGAAATTATATGATGCTTATAACAAAGCATTAGAACATGATAAAGAATTGTATGATATGCTTCAAAACAAAGAGTTAGCTGAAGAAGATATGCAGAAGAAAATTGAAAGTATTAATAACAGCTATAATCAGGTCATTGAGGCTAATAAAGAATTCAACGAATATACAGATCAGTATAATAATGAAAAGAAAGAACTTTACGAAGCACTTGATCTCAATGTATCCTACGAAGAAACTGAAAAGTCCGAATAATTGTCGAAATCGCTTAGCAAGCTATACATACTTATCAACCGTCAGCGTCTGGCGGTTTTTTTATTTGCATGATACAGAGAAAAAACTTAAAATTAATACAGGCTTAATTTTTCAATGGTACAGTAGAGGCGGTATTTCTATCTTTTTTCTCCATTTTACACGCCCTGTGCGCAAGGCACAGAACTATATATGGGTTATAGCTAAGGTTGTAATTGACGAATGATGGCGAATTGAGCTAAACTACTAAGTGGATCTACATTGTACCATTAAATCTTCCAGGGAAAATGTAACAGTTTAGCTGAGATTTTACGTATGATTAGTGAAGTTGTGTACAGGGTAATACGTAAAGAGCAAATCGGTACAGTTTTTTTTCATATTTGGGAAAGCTAATCACAGCATCTATTTTTAGAATAAGAAAGGAAGAGGTGAACGATTTTGAAACGTACTCTTGAGA
The Halobacillus halophilus DSM 2266 DNA segment above includes these coding regions:
- a CDS encoding DNA-dependent RNA polymerase subunit epsilon, which translates into the protein MIYKVLYQELAKEVPVRERTQAMYVEAETERRVREKLANKGFNIEYIQVLNEDHLAYEQQSEDYQVENL
- a CDS encoding Cof-type HAD-IIB family hydrolase, whose amino-acid sequence is MDKKIAFFDIDGTLLNHQKQLPEETKEAIKQLQNSGVYCAIATGRAPFMYEEIREELGIDSFVSFNGQYVILEGEVVYKNPLSESYLEKLHEHAQENNHPMVFMNHETMRASEQEHSHIEKSLGSLHFDYPQVDESFYKGREIFQSLLFCQGGEIEDYRSVHKAFDYIRWHPYSCDVLPGGGSKAEGIKKMIEAAGLRIEDSIAFGDGLNDIEMLRETGTGVAMGNAVPEAKQVSDMVTTDVNEGGLVKAIYDLGLLKARS
- the def gene encoding peptide deformylase; translation: MITMEDIVREGHPALRKVTEEVALPPSEENKETLEAMLQYLKNSQDEQVCDRYGLRAGVGLAAPQINVNKRMLAVHFIDLKDKLYSYGLFNPRIVSHSVERSYLSTGEGCLSVDREVPGYVPRYRRITVKATDLEGSEVKLRLKDYAAIVFQHEIDHLHGIMFYDHIDPDDPFKEPENAVPADR
- a CDS encoding YkyA family protein → MIVRLRLFMALAAVVFIMAACTGPSAQEEVYNHLEEAVEKEEGFREQQQPLVKLENEEQELYEKIIDLNMDQFDKIQSLSKEAAGIVEERQEKLEAEKESIEAAKEEFNEIKPLIDELDEEQAEAKEKAEELVGTMDSRYQAYQKLYDAYNKALEHDKELYDMLQNKELAEEDMQKKIESINNSYNQVIEANKEFNEYTDQYNNEKKELYEALDLNVSYEETEKSE